One window of the Dreissena polymorpha isolate Duluth1 chromosome 5, UMN_Dpol_1.0, whole genome shotgun sequence genome contains the following:
- the LOC127831069 gene encoding uncharacterized protein LOC127831069 codes for MAQAILFATETERHTVSATEYFSAKREDIVYTSICNDCRNRPATPDISLNTSLNLENVAQSTMLEASEDPALLPRFDISHDFGLSDVSASEDIALTRTSEFEPFDLTRAEVQPPVVIDERNLPEPAVSDSVLTQPETIEYTVVGAGTKRGKPKLVSSDGYSFTFKKQTKKQAVWRCSVRRKAFMCTASVTQEGDIFQAKGTHTHAADPSMRKKVELKRNLKTAAVADVFAASRRLVDDHMKVFEATDFNLPKPQTLTRILNRAREKHRPTDPSSLDFEVNL; via the exons GCATACAGTATCCGCGACAGAATATTTTAGTGCAAAGAGGGAGGATATTGTTTATACCTCCATCTGCAATGACTGCCGCAACCGCCCTGCAACGCCTGACATCAGCCTAAACACCAGCCTAAACTTAGAAAATGTCGCGCAGTCGACTATGCTTGAG GCATCCGAGGATCCTGCTTTGCTTCCACGGTTCGACATTTCGCACGATTTCGGATTGTCCGACGTGTCAGCGTCAGAAGACATAGCGCTCACCCGAACGTCCGAGTTCGAGCCTTTTGATTTGACAAGAGCCGAAGTGCAACCGCCCGTTGTGATCGACGAACG TAATCTTCCAGAGCCAGCTGTATCCGACAGTGTACTAACTCAGCCCGAAACCATAGAATACACCGTTGTAGGCGCAGGAACCAAAAGAGGCAAACCAAAGCTAGTATCCTCCGATGGATATTCATTTACGTTTAAG AAACAGACAAAGAAGCAAGCTGTGTGGCGATGCAGCGTGCGACGGAAAGCGTTCATGTGTACCGCGTCGGTCACGCAAGAGGGTGACATATTTCAAGCGAAAGGGACTCACACTCACGCTGCTGACCCTTCGATGCGAAAGAAAGTGGAATTGAAACGTAAT TTGAAGACAGCGGCCGTGGCTGATGTGTTCGCGGCCTCCCGTAGATTGGTTGATGACCATATGAAAGTTTTCGAGGCCACAGATTTTAACCTGCCCAAGCCGCAGACATTGACGAGGATCCTCAACCGTGCCCGAGAAAAGCATCGGCCAACAGATCCATCATCACTTGACTTTGAGGTAAATTTATGA
- the LOC127831070 gene encoding uncharacterized protein LOC127831070: MVFYAPCGVLLHSVIWLVSSIWALEEWSVYRQTVRTNDTEGWHRRLRLKAADHKCSFYVLVPLLRREAEYLPVQAQLVREGTGRVRRNVYVNLDEQLGQLWEEYDQRELTTENFLTKIGETYAF, from the exons ATGGTTTTCTACGCG CCTTGTGGTGTTCTCCTACATTCAGTAATCTGGCTTGTCAGTTCAATCTGGGCACTGGAAGAGTGGTCTGTGTACCGACAGACTGTCAGAACGAACGACACAGAAG ggtGGCACCGTCGGTTGAGGTTGAAGGCAGCCGACCACAAGTGCTCTTTCTATGTGTTGGTACCTCTCCTGCGGCGCGAGGCCGAGTACCTGCCAGTTCAGGCCCAGCTGGTGCGAGAGGGAACCGGGCGGGTCCGACGCAACGTCTATGTAAATCTTGACGAGCAGCTTGGCCAGCTATGGGAAGAATACGACCAGCGGGAACTGACCACCGAGAATTTCCTCACCAAGATCGGGGAGACGTATGCCTTCTGA